The following proteins are co-located in the Triticum aestivum cultivar Chinese Spring chromosome 1A, IWGSC CS RefSeq v2.1, whole genome shotgun sequence genome:
- the LOC123054662 gene encoding coatomer subunit delta-1 encodes MVVLAASIISKSGKALVSRQYVDMSRIRIEGLLAAFPKLVGTGKQHTYLETESVRYVYQPIEGLYLLLITNKQSNILEDLDTLRLLSKLVPEYSSLDEDSICKTAFELIFAFDEAISLGNKENVTVQQVKQYCEMESHEEKAHKLMMQSKINETKDVMKKRASELDKIRMEKGKLDKGGYSSISGPRVIEKTFSDMNISGTGFGSGSGLSGIGADMDSFASKPKGRPSAAATAPGKGFGMKLGKSQKTNQFLESLKAEGEVILEDAQPSSVSSRASPLIPSDPITVTIEEKLNVIVKRDGGVNNFDVQGTLALQVLNDADGFIQLQIENKDVPGLSFKTHPNIHKELFNSQQIVGAKDPNRPFPSGQNETPLVKWRIQGMNESNLPLSVNCWPSVSGNETYVNIEYEASEMFDLNNVVISIPLPALREAPTVKQIDGEWKYDPRNSVLEWSIILIDQSNRSGSMEFIVPPADPSTFFPISIGFAASNTFSDLKVTGIHPLKEGNPPKYSQRVRLVAANYQIV; translated from the exons ATG GTGGTTCTTGCTGCTTCCATCATCTCAAAATCTGGAAAAG CACTTGTTTCAAGACAGTATGTTGACATGTCTCGAATTAGGATCGAAGGATTACTTGCAGCATTCCCAAAACTTGTTGGAACTGGGAAGCAGCACACTTATCTTGAGACTGAAAGTGTCCGTTATGTTTATCAACCTATTGAAGGCCTATATCTGCTGCTTATTACAAACAAGCAGAGTAACATTCTTGAAGATCTGGACACACTGAGGCTACTATCCAAGCTT GTGCCTGAGTACTCTTCTCTGGATGAGGATAGTATCTGTAAAACAGCATTTGAGCTTATATTTGCATTTGATGAGGCAATCTCTCTCGGGAACAAGGAAAATGTGACGGTGCAACAAGTCAAGCAATACTGTGAGATGGAAAGCCATGAAGAGAAGGCACATAAGCTGATGATGCAGAGCAAGATCAATGAAACTAAAGATGTCATGAAGAAGAGAGCTAGTGAGCTTGACAAAATCAGG ATGGAGAAAGGCAAACTTGACAAAGGAGGATACTCATCAATATCTGGTCCCCGTGTTATTGAAAAAACTTTCAGTGACATGAACATCAGTGGTACTGGCTTTGGAAGTGGTTCTGGATTAAGTGGAATAGGCGCTGATATGGACTCATTTGCGAGTAAACCCAAAG GTCGTCCGtcagctgctgctactgctcctggCAAAGGTTTTGGTATGAAATTAGGCAAATCACAGAAGACAAATCAGTTCCTAGAATCTTTGAAAGCTGAAGGAGAAGTCATTTTGGAGGATGCACAACCAAGTTCAGTTTCTTCAAGGGCCTCGCCTCTTATACCAAGCGATCCCATCACAGTGACTATTGAAGAGAAACTTAATGTAATAGTTAAAAGAGATGGAGGTGTTAATAACTTTGATGTGCAAGGAACCCTTGCTCTTCAGGTCCTTAATGATGCAGATGGATTTATCCAGTTACAG ATCGAAAACAAAGATGTACCTGGACTCAGCTTCAAAACACACCCCAATATCCACAAGGAGTTGTTTAACAGCCAGCAAATTGTTGGAGCAAAAGATCCAAACAGGCCTTTCCCAAGTGGTCAAAATGAAACACCACTTGTGAAATGGAGAATCCAGGGGATGAATGAATCGAATTTACCTCTGTCAG TTAACTGCTGGCCCTCGGTATCTGGAAATGAAACCTATGTCAACATTGAATATGAGGCTTCAGAGATGTTTGACCTGAACAATGTTGTCATATCTATTCCTCTACCTGCACTTCGGGAGGCTCCAACTGTTAAACAGATTGATGGAGAGTGGAA GTATGACCCAAGAAACTCTGTATTGGAATGGTCCATCATCCTTATTGATCAGTCAAACCGCAG TGGGTCGATGGAATTTATTGTTCCCCCGGCTGATCCGTCAACATTTTTCCCCATCTCTATTGGATTTGCTGCTTCCAATACTTTCAGTGATTTGAAG GTCACTGGAATTCATCCTCTGAAGGAAGGCAACCCTCCAAAGTATTCACAGAGGGTCCGTTTGGTTGCTGCGAACTATCAAATAGTCTAA